Proteins encoded together in one Quercus lobata isolate SW786 chromosome 3, ValleyOak3.0 Primary Assembly, whole genome shotgun sequence window:
- the LOC115979450 gene encoding probable aldo-keto reductase 1, whose translation MAEANEFQIPRVKLGNQGLEVSKLGFGCMSLTGVYNSPLSEENGIAVIKHAFSKGITFFDSADIYGPHINEILLGKALKQLPREKIQIATKFGIQTLELPNVKLNGSPEYVRSSCEASLKRLDVEYIDLYYQHRVDTKVPIEETIGELKKLVEEGKIKYIGLSEPSPDTIRRAHAVHPITALQMEWSLWTRDIEEEIIPLCRELGIGIVPYSPLGRGFFAGKGVVENVAANSLLEMYPRFQGENLDKNKAIFSRIEGLAGKHQCTPAQLALAWVLQKGDDIVPIPGTTKIRNLDNNIGSLKVKLTEEDLKEISDAVPLEEVAGGISFQNMDHLRWQYGNTPPKN comes from the exons ATGGCTGAAGCGAACGAATTCCAAATTCCAAGGGTGAAACTGGGCAATCAAGGACTTGAG GTCTCAAAGTTGGGGTTTGGATGTATGAGCCTGACTGGAGTCTACAATTCTCCTCTCTCTGAGGAGAATGGAATTGCTGTAATAAAGCATGCTTTCAGTAAGGGAATCACTTTCTTTGATTCGGCTGACATATATGGACCCCATATTAATGAGATTCTGCTTGGGAAG GCCTTGAAGCAGTTGCcaagagagaaaattcaaatagcCACCAAATTTGGCATCCAAACACTGGAACTTCCTAATGTAAAATTGAATGGTAGCCCTGAGTATGTTCGCTCAAGCTGTGAGGCTAGCTTGAAGCGACTTGATGTGGAATACATTGATCTGTATTATCAACATCGGGTAGACACAAAAGTACCCATAGAAGAAACT ATTGGTGAACTTAAGAAACTGGTAGAAGAGGGAAAAATCAAGTATATTGGTCTATCTGAACCCAGCCCAGATACAATAAGGAGGGCACATGCTGTGCATCCCATCACAGCTTTACAAATGGAGTGGTCTCTCTGGACTCGTGATATTGAAGAAGAAATAATTCCACTTTGCAG GGAGCTTGGCATTGGAATAGTTCCGTACAGTCCTCTTGGCCGTGGTTTTTTTGCTGGCAAAGGAGTTGTTGAAAATGTGGCTGCAAATAGCTTATTG GAAATGTACCCTCGGTTCCAAGGAGAAAATTTGGACAAGAACAAGGCCATTTTTAGTCGAATTGAAGGCCTTGCTGGAAAGCACCAATGCACTCCTGCTCAGCTTGCACTTGCATGGGTTCTACAAAAAGGAGATGATATTGTACCCATACCTG GGACAACTAAGATCAGGAACCTGGATAACAATATTGGCTCTTTGAAGGTGAAACTTACAGAAGAAGACCTAAAAGAGATATCTGATGCTGTACCATTAGAAGAGGTAGCTGGTGGTATAAGCTTTCAAAACATGGATCATCTTCGATGGCAGTATGGCAACACTCctccaaaaaattaa